In Sporosarcina psychrophila, a genomic segment contains:
- a CDS encoding EsaB/YukD family protein, which produces MYIEITVDLSNYEGDIIDLRLSDYYTMKKMIDIAWQANSISINPREGHWIRVVNKDKLFPGHLTLAHCGIRTGDRIEII; this is translated from the coding sequence ATGTATATCGAAATTACTGTAGATCTTTCAAATTACGAGGGCGATATAATCGATCTTAGATTATCCGATTACTATACTATGAAAAAAATGATAGACATTGCTTGGCAGGCAAATTCTATTTCAATAAATCCGCGTGAAGGTCACTGGATACGGGTAGTTAATAAAGACAAGCTATTTCCAGGGCATTTGACACTGGCACATTGTGGGATTAGGACAGGTGACCGTATTGAAATCATTTGA
- the esaA gene encoding type VII secretion protein EsaA, with product MKKNKSLLKIGAGIVLILAVPILFFQLLGVNLFNADSSNKRIIAIVNEDQGMSKDDETVDMGEEVVSILAEDSKYEWKVMSRGTAVNGLKSNQHEAIVYIPSDFSESIMSYDQQNPEQAEFSYEVQRQKAGSEKEKVLHEIETATNRVNEKVSTLYWSYVAQEMDHIKKEFTTILGKETEFLTAMSDYYKPGSEKLAEEMKSQKKQMEGLRSVISDANNGHNARIENADSFGQQMNGFITYVQQYKEFQQQQKNILQQVQDDSLAKIHAAAATQSSQFNESVQMLEENNEKLNGEIVKVNEKIDANKEKFNALSDLRKNEVDRQLVDLLVVQGTAIDRYNNSILGNLEKGIAAGKDGSAVGGTTNPTADQQQMNAIKEEMDRKAGAKLAVALPGLEEEQNKVTAILAALTAMKASVAEATPDSTFISELEQLEGELSSMNAVMSEKEALWSGTKKEGTDDYVKASTDYKDLVGDYDVLNKEYESIQQILNSAPADTAQMIYQIKQKEASLLKHDGLSGDQRNRLADLFAKGAASTDTKTLLTYYATLEQFGFTLDEQGQSTHKDGVLKDEILTALLKNVVEMNEIELEGWTSVGDGIPETELGMSELSTTFAAIMSGYKETVQEQHAALLNDLSLIDEQANVLLSQIQNTAGEPVAATSEGEVAASQRNVSGQLVSLSGMMDSLSERQKGLVNYASDLTAKADNMKETSTAFSDKWETNVDAMSAFDTDIQDFLGNTYVDGQENGYVFNHFVNPLQVKGEAAFADEVRKVPPVILLLILLISSLLIGFFSYQIKEGPIGFRLGLTCMLSLLVGLIISLYSINMYVLNDQRAVEWTVFTILLLMASAAVIRAALEFGQTAGWIASVVLMCLYITPLLILAVPEINIPDILSTVYMSIKYEPETNFIWGAVLTGIIAIAMIMISYLINKYKTNDTSTAEQAHDN from the coding sequence ATGAAAAAGAATAAGAGTTTACTGAAAATTGGTGCGGGAATTGTATTAATACTAGCTGTTCCCATTTTGTTTTTTCAACTACTAGGTGTGAATCTGTTTAATGCGGATAGTTCCAATAAACGAATTATAGCGATTGTCAATGAAGACCAAGGTATGTCCAAGGATGATGAAACCGTCGATATGGGAGAAGAGGTTGTTTCCATTCTAGCCGAAGATTCAAAGTATGAATGGAAAGTCATGAGCCGTGGTACCGCTGTTAACGGGTTAAAATCGAATCAGCATGAAGCGATTGTGTATATTCCTTCAGACTTCTCGGAAAGTATCATGTCATATGATCAGCAGAATCCAGAGCAAGCGGAATTCTCCTATGAAGTACAACGCCAAAAAGCGGGTTCAGAAAAAGAAAAAGTACTCCATGAAATTGAAACGGCCACAAACCGTGTAAACGAAAAGGTTTCGACACTCTATTGGAGTTATGTTGCACAAGAAATGGATCATATTAAAAAAGAGTTCACAACGATTCTGGGCAAGGAAACAGAATTCCTTACTGCGATGTCCGACTATTATAAACCAGGGTCCGAGAAGCTAGCGGAAGAGATGAAGAGCCAGAAAAAACAAATGGAAGGACTGCGCTCCGTAATCAGTGATGCAAATAATGGTCATAATGCCCGAATTGAAAATGCAGACTCATTCGGACAGCAAATGAACGGTTTCATCACATATGTACAGCAGTATAAAGAATTTCAACAACAGCAAAAAAATATTCTTCAACAAGTCCAAGATGATAGTCTAGCTAAGATTCATGCTGCTGCGGCAACTCAATCGAGCCAGTTCAACGAATCGGTCCAGATGCTTGAAGAAAATAACGAAAAGTTAAACGGTGAAATTGTCAAAGTGAATGAAAAAATTGACGCGAATAAAGAAAAATTCAATGCACTGTCCGATTTGCGTAAAAACGAAGTCGATCGACAACTAGTGGACCTTCTTGTCGTCCAAGGAACTGCGATTGATCGCTATAATAATTCGATTTTAGGTAATTTGGAAAAAGGAATTGCGGCTGGAAAAGATGGATCGGCTGTAGGTGGTACAACTAATCCAACAGCTGATCAGCAACAAATGAACGCAATCAAAGAAGAAATGGACCGCAAAGCCGGTGCTAAGCTCGCAGTTGCATTGCCAGGGCTCGAAGAAGAGCAAAATAAAGTGACTGCGATTTTAGCAGCATTGACCGCGATGAAAGCTAGTGTTGCCGAAGCGACTCCCGATTCTACATTCATAAGTGAATTGGAACAGCTTGAAGGCGAGCTATCATCGATGAACGCAGTCATGTCAGAAAAGGAAGCACTTTGGAGCGGTACAAAGAAAGAAGGAACGGATGATTATGTAAAAGCATCCACCGACTACAAGGATCTGGTTGGTGATTATGATGTATTGAACAAGGAATATGAATCGATTCAACAAATTTTGAATTCAGCCCCTGCAGATACAGCGCAGATGATTTATCAAATAAAGCAAAAAGAAGCATCCCTTCTTAAGCACGATGGATTGTCGGGGGATCAACGGAATAGATTAGCAGACTTGTTTGCGAAAGGTGCTGCTAGCACGGATACCAAAACATTGTTGACCTATTATGCAACGCTCGAACAATTTGGTTTTACCCTCGACGAGCAGGGGCAAAGTACGCATAAAGATGGCGTTCTAAAAGATGAAATCTTAACCGCATTATTGAAAAACGTTGTCGAGATGAATGAAATAGAACTCGAAGGCTGGACTTCTGTAGGGGACGGTATCCCTGAAACTGAGCTCGGTATGAGTGAGTTGAGTACAACGTTTGCTGCAATCATGTCCGGTTACAAAGAAACAGTGCAAGAGCAGCATGCTGCGCTATTGAATGATTTGAGTTTGATTGATGAGCAAGCAAACGTTTTACTTAGCCAGATTCAAAATACTGCAGGCGAACCTGTTGCGGCAACAAGTGAAGGCGAAGTTGCTGCTAGTCAAAGAAATGTGAGTGGTCAACTTGTTTCGCTCAGCGGCATGATGGATTCATTGTCAGAGAGGCAAAAAGGTCTTGTCAATTACGCGAGTGATCTAACTGCAAAAGCGGATAATATGAAAGAAACGTCTACCGCATTCAGCGATAAGTGGGAAACGAATGTGGATGCAATGTCAGCATTTGATACGGATATTCAAGACTTTCTTGGTAACACCTATGTTGACGGCCAAGAGAATGGCTATGTGTTCAATCATTTTGTCAATCCACTCCAGGTAAAAGGAGAGGCCGCATTTGCGGATGAAGTGAGGAAAGTACCGCCTGTTATTCTACTACTCATTTTGCTTATTAGTAGCCTGTTAATTGGTTTCTTTAGTTATCAAATTAAAGAAGGTCCAATTGGCTTCCGCTTAGGATTGACTTGCATGCTGTCTTTACTCGTAGGTCTTATTATCAGTCTCTACAGCATAAACATGTATGTGCTGAATGACCAACGTGCAGTTGAATGGACAGTATTCACCATCCTTCTCCTAATGGCTAGTGCCGCGGTTATTCGTGCAGCACTTGAATTCGGGCAAACAGCAGGATGGATTGCGAGTGTCGTACTGATGTGTCTATACATTACTCCGCTGCTGATCCTTGCAGTACCTGAAATAAACATTCCAGATATTTTATCGACTGTTTATATGTCCATAAAATATGAACCTGAAACGAACTTCATATGGGGAGCAGTACTTACAGGTATCATTGCGATTGCGATGATCATGATTTCTTATTTGATCAATAAATACAAAACAAATGACACGTCAACGGCAGAACAAGCTCATGATAACTAA
- a CDS encoding WXG100 family type VII secretion target has translation MSGIIRVTPAELDAMASRYNHESGEVASQIGRLDGMIGELQSMWEGASSAAFAEQYERLKPSFNEMRELLSEVGVQLSRAGQALQDADQQIAGQIRG, from the coding sequence ATGTCAGGAATTATTCGCGTAACACCAGCAGAACTGGATGCAATGGCATCACGCTACAATCACGAATCAGGGGAGGTTGCTTCACAAATCGGCCGTTTGGACGGAATGATTGGTGAATTGCAATCCATGTGGGAAGGGGCTTCTAGTGCAGCGTTTGCGGAGCAATATGAGCGCCTTAAGCCAAGTTTTAACGAAATGCGTGAATTATTAAGTGAAGTCGGAGTACAGTTAAGCCGTGCAGGACAAGCATTACAAGACGCGGATCAGCAAATCGCTGGTCAAATTCGCGGCTAA
- the essB gene encoding type VII secretion protein EssB has protein sequence MPTHVHTYLKDLIGVEINEEENKRTFIFQKERFGFKRSTEIVFLKEVNPEIRKEIVITDDELIIQADIPSSLKQFDEIQTEDAKSRWMFAHQLVEKVDAHPYPRLNLIVCPENIVYSKGMAPVFIYYGVMESLPPFRNDAERVWLETRAAVAAAVDGSFTYEEYLKYNEVLELNETSAKVMSIQDSRALLDYIEQQLENLDIKEQSFVKLPRKKWKMTKWLSIGLSVLLIPALLFAFIYFIHEKPKNEAYIDSHEYFLQRNYSQVVTVLSPYSIKSMPYVMLYELAHSFVTNEKLDEEQKRNVLSNITLQTDSDYLKYWIYLGRGEAANAVDLARSMEDGELITFGLLKRREELQADHTLTGEEKQYLLEEVDREVEEYEKLMEQNEEDEAEKAEAEAEIEKQEKAAKVVEQQKLDKVENKKQAAEAEKQDKADKVEKQEKVDKVETVDKE, from the coding sequence ATGCCGACTCATGTACATACATATTTAAAAGATTTGATAGGTGTAGAGATAAATGAAGAAGAGAACAAAAGAACATTCATCTTTCAAAAAGAACGTTTCGGATTTAAAAGAAGTACTGAGATTGTCTTTTTAAAAGAAGTCAATCCTGAAATCAGAAAAGAAATTGTCATAACAGATGACGAGTTAATCATACAAGCAGACATTCCAAGTTCGTTGAAGCAGTTTGATGAAATTCAAACGGAAGATGCTAAGTCAAGATGGATGTTTGCGCATCAGCTTGTAGAAAAGGTTGATGCTCATCCGTATCCCCGTCTAAATCTGATCGTTTGTCCCGAAAATATAGTGTATAGCAAAGGCATGGCCCCTGTTTTCATCTATTACGGGGTGATGGAGAGTTTGCCGCCATTTAGAAATGATGCAGAGCGCGTCTGGCTGGAAACGAGGGCGGCAGTAGCTGCGGCAGTAGATGGCTCATTCACATATGAAGAATATTTAAAGTATAACGAGGTCCTGGAGCTTAATGAGACAAGTGCGAAAGTGATGTCCATTCAGGATAGCCGAGCGCTACTCGACTATATTGAGCAACAACTTGAAAATCTGGATATCAAAGAACAAAGCTTTGTGAAATTACCGCGTAAAAAGTGGAAAATGACTAAATGGTTATCTATCGGTCTTAGCGTGCTACTTATTCCAGCACTACTATTTGCATTTATTTATTTCATACACGAAAAGCCGAAAAATGAAGCGTACATTGATAGCCATGAATACTTTTTGCAGCGGAATTATAGTCAGGTCGTCACCGTACTAAGCCCGTACAGCATAAAGTCGATGCCTTATGTGATGCTGTATGAACTGGCTCATTCATTCGTAACAAATGAAAAATTGGATGAAGAACAAAAAAGAAATGTGCTGTCGAATATCACGTTGCAAACAGATTCCGACTACTTGAAGTATTGGATTTACCTTGGCCGGGGGGAAGCCGCGAATGCGGTTGATTTGGCTAGGTCAATGGAAGATGGTGAACTCATCACTTTTGGATTACTTAAAAGACGTGAAGAACTCCAAGCTGATCATACGCTTACAGGCGAAGAGAAACAATATCTGTTAGAAGAAGTAGATAGAGAAGTGGAAGAGTATGAAAAATTGATGGAGCAGAATGAGGAAGACGAGGCAGAAAAAGCCGAAGCCGAAGCAGAAATAGAGAAGCAAGAAAAGGCAGCTAAAGTAGTGGAGCAACAAAAGCTAGACAAAGTAGAGAACAAAAAACAGGCAGCCGAAGCAGAGAAACAAGATAAAGCAGACAAAGTAGAAAAGCAAGAGAAGGTAGATAAAGTTGAAACAGTAGATAAGGAATGA
- the essC gene encoding type VII secretion protein EssC yields the protein MKQLWVFYGEHYQRIDVDENSFTSLTIGPAIENDITILSYPFTSGHFTVAKEEDGFTVHDGVDHVGRISDKGSLSIEQKELILHLYVLTAPASTKTYYLDYENEVSFESRLESATFNREEVTFSNVESGQFSLNKTLAGWIIKKNYSCPLYVNGKRVDMNEPLQIGDVVQWAFMEMKLIEQDILEVVTAAQYETRLSEIDVPQSELVTMYPDYRRTPRMIYDLPEDKVSLSFPTQESDDSGRGLLLIIAPPLVMLIVMGLVAILIPRGIFIIISISMFLMTLVTSTVQFFKDRKRRKVNEAKRRRVYTIYLQNMRQELYELSKKQKEVLDYHFPPFEQMKQLTNQLSGRIWEKTLESHDFLEFRLGTGNVPASYDIKLSSGDLANREVDDLLEQAQRMETVYKEIPGAPITARISQGILGLIGKASIIKRELRQIVGQLAFSHSYHDTRFIYIFNNKDYADIEWMKWLPHFTLPNMHAKGLIHNEETRDQLLSSLYEIIRERDMDDMKGKVRFTPHLVFIVSNYPLIAEHVILEYLEGKSNEDLGISVIFAESAQERMTENVHTLVRYVNDWEGDILINAGKAVNTPFQLDAYDEKTNERFARMLKSLNHQIGMKNSIPSSVSFLEMFGVKDVKDVPIGRNWLTNESSKSLAVPIGFKGKEELVHLNLHEKAHGPHGLLAGTTGSGKSEFLQTYILSLAVNFHPHEVAFLLIDYKGGGMAQPFRNIPHLLGTITNIEGSKNFSMRALTSINSELKRRQRLFDQYVVTHIDDYTTLYKEGNAAEPLPHLFLISDEFAELKSEEPEFIRELVSTARIGRSLGVHLILATQKPGGIIDEQIWSNARFRVALKVQDASDSKEILKNGDAATITVTGRGYLQVGNNEVYELFQSAWSGAPYMEETLEGEDDIAIVTDLGLHSLSGIETNISKKRSGLTEMEAVTAKIAQTQADMSILKLASPWLPPLAMRIETMEDRSAIQVGFPLGMIDEPEKQSQTPIGYDWTKDGNLGVFGSSGYGKSYTLLTAVLGIADHLPPSEANFYILDFGNGSLLPLRQLPHTADYFTLDEELKREKLVKLMKDEITKRKLAFQQAEVSNINMYNELSAHRLPLIYIVVDNYDIIREEMEELEMQLIQFGRDGQSLGIYLFIAATRVQSVRQSLMNNLKTKVVHYLMDATESFTVIGRVPFELEPFPGRAIIKKEDPHFAQVYLPAPGANDFEVLEAIKMIARELKEKYRGEELPQPIPMLPFELTSTIFPSYVSGEQENGLVAIGLDEETVRPIKIDFRKNRHCLLVGQVQRGKTNTLKWILHTLMEQDVGFIAIFDSFDRGLSMFSGDPKVDYLETKERLMEWLTQAEQFYIQAENAYLETVQSGNRAAELVPSYFIIDGYTRFLQVADIGIQDRLSKLMKKYSHLGFNVIISGNNAEITKGYDAFTNELKLVRQALIFMKKSEQTLYTVAYERKEMDLPLGFAHYILNGNASKIQIPLSEIERKILQ from the coding sequence ATGAAACAACTATGGGTGTTTTACGGGGAACATTATCAACGTATCGATGTGGATGAAAATTCTTTTACTTCACTAACTATCGGGCCAGCTATCGAAAATGATATCACAATCCTGTCGTATCCATTTACATCGGGCCATTTCACAGTAGCGAAGGAAGAGGATGGTTTTACGGTTCATGATGGAGTCGATCACGTCGGTCGAATATCGGACAAAGGGAGTTTGTCGATTGAACAAAAAGAACTAATTCTTCATTTATATGTCTTAACTGCTCCCGCTTCTACCAAAACGTACTATCTCGACTATGAAAATGAAGTTTCGTTTGAGAGTCGACTTGAATCTGCAACATTCAACCGAGAAGAAGTTACTTTTTCAAATGTAGAATCCGGTCAATTTTCATTGAATAAGACATTGGCTGGCTGGATAATTAAGAAAAATTACAGTTGCCCGCTCTATGTGAACGGCAAAAGAGTTGACATGAATGAGCCCCTTCAAATCGGAGATGTAGTTCAGTGGGCATTCATGGAAATGAAATTAATCGAACAAGACATTTTAGAAGTCGTTACTGCTGCCCAGTACGAAACCCGACTGTCAGAAATTGACGTACCACAGTCTGAACTCGTTACGATGTATCCCGATTACAGACGGACACCCAGAATGATCTACGACTTGCCTGAAGACAAAGTGTCACTATCCTTTCCAACGCAGGAAAGTGATGATTCAGGGCGCGGTCTTTTGCTTATTATTGCACCGCCGCTAGTTATGCTCATCGTCATGGGGCTTGTTGCCATTTTGATACCCCGTGGGATTTTCATCATCATTTCCATTTCCATGTTCCTAATGACCTTGGTCACTTCAACTGTGCAATTTTTTAAAGATCGGAAAAGACGTAAGGTAAATGAAGCGAAAAGACGCCGTGTCTACACAATCTACTTGCAAAATATGCGTCAAGAACTATATGAATTATCCAAAAAGCAAAAAGAAGTATTGGACTATCATTTTCCACCGTTTGAACAGATGAAGCAATTGACGAATCAGTTGTCGGGTAGAATTTGGGAAAAGACATTGGAAAGTCATGACTTTCTGGAATTTAGACTTGGTACCGGCAATGTGCCCGCTAGTTATGACATTAAGTTGTCATCGGGGGATTTGGCGAATAGAGAAGTCGATGATTTGTTGGAACAAGCACAGCGTATGGAAACGGTCTATAAGGAAATTCCAGGTGCCCCAATCACTGCCCGTATATCGCAAGGAATTTTAGGACTTATCGGAAAAGCATCGATTATCAAGCGTGAATTACGCCAGATCGTTGGGCAGCTCGCATTTTCTCATAGTTACCATGATACACGTTTCATCTACATCTTTAACAACAAGGACTACGCAGACATTGAATGGATGAAATGGTTGCCACATTTCACACTTCCAAATATGCATGCAAAAGGATTGATTCATAATGAAGAGACGCGCGATCAGTTGCTGTCGTCACTCTATGAAATAATTCGCGAACGCGATATGGATGACATGAAAGGGAAAGTGAGATTCACACCACATCTCGTATTCATCGTTTCCAATTACCCGTTAATTGCGGAGCATGTCATTCTAGAGTACTTGGAAGGGAAAAGTAATGAGGATCTCGGCATTTCTGTCATATTTGCTGAGTCGGCACAAGAGCGTATGACTGAAAATGTTCATACGCTTGTCCGTTACGTAAATGACTGGGAAGGCGATATCCTCATCAATGCTGGAAAAGCAGTTAATACGCCATTTCAACTGGATGCCTATGATGAGAAAACGAATGAACGCTTTGCCCGAATGCTGAAGTCGCTCAATCATCAGATTGGTATGAAGAATTCGATACCGAGTTCGGTCAGTTTCCTTGAAATGTTCGGGGTGAAGGATGTTAAAGATGTTCCGATTGGACGCAATTGGCTGACGAACGAATCTTCGAAGTCACTTGCCGTTCCAATCGGTTTCAAAGGAAAAGAGGAACTTGTTCATTTGAATCTACACGAAAAAGCGCATGGTCCTCATGGTTTGCTGGCAGGGACGACGGGTTCAGGGAAAAGTGAATTTCTTCAAACGTATATTCTATCGCTTGCCGTCAATTTCCATCCCCATGAAGTTGCTTTTCTATTGATTGACTATAAGGGTGGAGGAATGGCGCAACCGTTTAGAAATATTCCTCATCTATTAGGCACCATCACAAACATTGAAGGCAGTAAAAACTTCAGTATGCGTGCACTTACTTCTATTAATAGTGAACTGAAAAGGCGGCAACGTTTATTCGACCAATATGTTGTCACACATATCGATGATTACACGACGCTCTATAAGGAAGGAAATGCAGCTGAACCCTTACCGCATCTGTTCCTGATTTCAGATGAATTCGCAGAGTTGAAAAGTGAAGAACCTGAATTCATTCGCGAGCTAGTTAGTACCGCCAGAATTGGCCGAAGCCTGGGTGTCCATCTTATTTTGGCAACACAAAAACCGGGCGGTATCATCGACGAACAGATTTGGAGTAATGCCCGTTTTCGTGTCGCATTGAAAGTACAGGATGCATCGGATAGTAAAGAGATTTTGAAAAATGGCGATGCTGCCACAATTACTGTAACCGGTCGAGGCTATTTACAAGTGGGGAACAATGAAGTCTATGAATTGTTTCAATCTGCTTGGAGCGGCGCGCCGTATATGGAGGAAACATTGGAGGGCGAAGATGACATTGCGATTGTCACAGACCTTGGTCTGCATTCTCTTTCCGGCATCGAAACAAATATCAGTAAGAAAAGAAGCGGTTTAACGGAAATGGAAGCCGTAACAGCAAAAATTGCACAAACACAAGCGGATATGTCCATCCTGAAGTTAGCGAGTCCGTGGTTACCGCCGCTGGCAATGCGAATCGAAACGATGGAAGATCGTTCTGCAATACAAGTTGGCTTTCCGCTCGGGATGATTGATGAGCCAGAAAAACAAAGTCAAACACCAATTGGTTATGATTGGACGAAGGATGGCAATCTGGGTGTTTTCGGATCATCAGGGTATGGAAAGTCGTATACACTGCTGACGGCAGTTCTTGGAATAGCTGATCATCTACCGCCGAGCGAAGCGAACTTTTACATTTTGGACTTCGGCAATGGATCGCTACTACCACTTCGGCAACTACCGCATACAGCTGACTATTTCACGCTGGATGAAGAGTTGAAGCGGGAAAAACTCGTTAAGTTGATGAAAGATGAGATTACGAAAAGGAAATTGGCATTCCAACAAGCGGAAGTCAGCAATATTAATATGTACAACGAATTGTCTGCGCATCGTTTGCCGCTGATCTACATTGTAGTCGATAATTACGATATCATCCGTGAAGAGATGGAAGAGCTCGAAATGCAACTGATCCAATTCGGGCGTGACGGACAGTCGCTTGGTATCTATCTGTTTATCGCTGCGACGCGCGTGCAATCAGTTAGACAATCACTCATGAATAATTTGAAAACGAAAGTTGTTCATTATTTAATGGATGCTACGGAATCCTTTACAGTCATTGGACGTGTCCCATTTGAGTTGGAGCCGTTCCCTGGCAGGGCCATTATCAAAAAAGAGGATCCACATTTCGCGCAAGTTTACCTTCCGGCGCCAGGGGCAAATGATTTCGAAGTCCTGGAAGCGATTAAAATGATTGCTCGAGAACTGAAGGAGAAATACCGTGGCGAGGAACTTCCTCAACCGATTCCGATGTTGCCGTTCGAATTGACGTCAACCATTTTCCCTTCTTATGTATCAGGGGAACAGGAAAATGGACTTGTTGCAATCGGATTGGATGAAGAAACAGTACGGCCGATAAAGATCGACTTCAGGAAAAATCGCCATTGTCTGCTAGTTGGACAAGTACAGCGAGGAAAAACAAATACATTGAAGTGGATCCTTCATACGCTGATGGAGCAAGACGTTGGCTTCATCGCGATATTCGACTCATTTGACCGGGGCTTATCCATGTTTTCTGGAGACCCGAAAGTCGACTACTTGGAAACGAAAGAACGTCTCATGGAGTGGCTAACGCAAGCTGAACAATTCTATATTCAGGCTGAAAATGCGTATCTGGAAACCGTCCAGTCAGGAAATAGGGCAGCTGAACTTGTACCCTCTTATTTCATCATCGATGGCTATACACGATTTTTACAAGTAGCAGATATTGGCATACAAGATCGCTTATCGAAGCTGATGAAAAAGTATTCCCACTTAGGGTTCAATGTCATTATCTCTGGAAATAATGCGGAAATCACGAAAGGCTACGATGCATTCACGAATGAATTGAAGCTGGTTCGGCAAGCGCTTATCTTCATGAAAAAATCAGAGCAGACATTATATACTGTTGCGTACGAACGCAAAGAAATGGATCTTCCGTTAGGATTTGCACATTATATTTTGAATGGCAATGCTAGTAAAATACAAATTCCGTTAAGTGAGATTGAGAGGAAGATTCTGCAATGA
- the essA gene encoding type VII secretion protein EssA — protein MITKSTWLLLVILLIAWTAGHSTVQAAPDDEPNLDLEPVVYEKLKFKKNTDYLHDSKKVEMRNTIPVKQFDIYFDGRRQLPKRSNGSYLFQTKERGEKSTVAAKTAELGLFTSAEKSGKKTNAVKIVEENTATNKPRTLILLAIIVAGLVTLFTFFLPKLVNTSEGDQRNLRSDKTTG, from the coding sequence ATGATAACTAAATCGACTTGGCTGCTACTTGTAATACTGTTAATCGCTTGGACGGCGGGTCATAGTACCGTTCAAGCAGCTCCGGATGATGAACCCAATCTCGATTTGGAACCAGTTGTTTATGAAAAACTAAAGTTCAAGAAAAACACCGATTATTTGCATGACAGTAAAAAGGTTGAGATGAGAAACACAATTCCTGTTAAACAGTTTGATATTTACTTTGATGGTAGAAGGCAATTACCGAAGAGAAGCAATGGATCCTATCTTTTCCAGACTAAGGAACGTGGAGAGAAAAGTACTGTCGCAGCAAAAACAGCCGAACTCGGTCTCTTTACCAGTGCTGAAAAGAGTGGAAAGAAAACCAACGCTGTCAAGATCGTAGAAGAGAATACCGCTACTAATAAGCCGAGGACACTGATTTTATTGGCCATTATTGTGGCTGGGCTCGTTACCTTGTTTACGTTTTTCTTGCCAAAGCTAGTCAACACTTCTGAAGGGGATCAACGAAATTTACGGAGTGATAAAACAACAGGATAG